From Vitis vinifera cultivar Pinot Noir 40024 chromosome 14, ASM3070453v1, a single genomic window includes:
- the LOC100240774 gene encoding bidirectional sugar transporter SWEET17, with the protein MEGLSFFVGVIGNIISVTVVLSPIKTFLRIVKHRSTEDFESFPYVIALLGTSLWCYYGVIKPGGFILATTNGLGIIIELVYVTLFIIYAPLRVRAKTAIYLGILNVAVPAIVILITLFTMHGDLRIDVLGFVCAGLSIVMYGSPLVVVVPNGIGFLLGTAQMVLYAMYWKSKSSQNISEELEDGWQHKHFISENSSED; encoded by the exons GGAACATCATTTCAGTGACTGTGGTTCTCTCTCCCAT AAAAACGTTCTTGCGAATAGTAAAGCATAGATCAACCGAGGATTTTGAGAGCTTTCCTTATGTAATTGCATTATTGGGCACATCCTTGTGGTGTTACTATGGAGTCATAAAGCCAGGGGGCTTCATCCTAGCGACTACTAATGGTCTGGGTATCATCATCGAGCTTGTTTATGTTACATTATTCATCATTTATGCACCTCTAAGAGTAAGG GCCAAGACTGCCATATATCTTGGGATTTTGAATGTAGCAGTTCCAGCAATAGTaattctcattactcttttcaCAATGCATGGAGACTTGCGCATCGATGTGCTAGGGTTTGTGTGTGCAGGCCTAAGTATAGTCATGTACGGTTCGCCTCTTGTTGTTGTG GTACCAAATGGGATTGGATTTCTTCTTGGAACAGCTCAGATGGTGCTCTATGCCATGTACTGGAAATCTAAGTCATCCCAAAATATTTCAGAGGAGTTGGAGGATGGATGGCAACACAAGCATTTCATATCCGAAAACAGTTCCGAAGACTAG